GTCCCAGATGCTGACCAATGAGCTTCAAGCTAGAGAAGAGGAGTTAAGGCAGAATGCGGAGGAGTTGGAAGCAACACAAGAGGAAATGGGAAGAAGGCAGCGAGAGCTGGAAGAGGAACTGATTATATTGAAAGAACAGAATCAGAAAACATTGGAAAATGATAACCATTAGAAACAAAAAAAGCCTTGCAATTGCAAGGCTTTTTTTAGCTCCTCAGGTTGGACTCGAACCAACGACCCTCTGATTAACAGTCAGATGCTCTAACCAACTGAGCTACTGAGGAATGATAGTATAAGAAGTTTGTTGTATTGCTCCTCAGGTTGGACTCGAACCAACGACCCTCTGATTAACAGTCAGATGCTCTAACCAACTGAGCTACTGAGGAATAGGTCTTTCTTTAAATTGTTATAGCTCCTCAGGTTGGACTCGAACCAACGACCCTCTGATTAACAGTCAGATGCTCTAACCAACTGAGCTACTGAGGAAGATTATATAACAATTTTTTGCTTAGCTCCTCAGGTTGGACTCGAACCAACGACCCTCTGATTAACAGTCAGATGCTCTAACCAACTGAGCTACTGAGGAATTTCGGAAAGCTTGTTTCCGATTAAGCAGTGCAAAAGTAGCAGGAAGAATTATTTCTGCAAAAGAATTTATGAAAAAAGTAGTATTAAAGATAGTAGATTTTTGATTATCAGCATGAAAAATTACAGATGAAAATATATGGAGATAGCTTCTGAGTGGAAGGTTTTAGAATTATAAGGTTTTTAACAGTGTGTAAACATTTGCGATTGCATATCTTCGCACCACATTGTAAATACAGCGATGTGATTTGATCACAGAGGTAAACTAAACACAAGCAAAAAAATGAAAAAACTGGTGATGCTGTTTGCTGCAATGGCCTTTTTGATGCAAGGCTATGCGCAAGACAAAATGACACCTGAGTTGCTTTGGAAACTCGGCAGGGTAAGTGACGTGCAGGTTTCTCCTGATGGTAATACGTTACTTTTCGGTATTACATATTATGATATTACTGAAAATAAAGGGAACAGAGATTTGTACAGTATGCCTGTTACAGGTGGAGAACCAATTAAACTGACAGAAACTTCTTTCTCAGAGTACAATGCTGTGTGGAGACCTGATGGCAAGAAAGTTGGTTTTTTAGCTGTTCAAAAAAATGGACTGCAATTGTTTGAGATGAACCCTGATGGTTCTGAAGTAAAGCAGGTGACTGATATTGAAGGTGGTATTGGTAACTTCAGCTATTCTCCAGCAGGAAACTATGTGTCATTCACAAGAGAAATTACCATCAATAAAATCGAAGCTGCTGACCAGTATGAGGATCTTAAAAAAGCAGATGTAAAGATTATTGATAACCTGATGTACCGTCATTGGGATCATTGGGAAGATGGTGCTTTCAGTCACGTATTTATAGCTCCTTACGAAAATGGTCAGGTAGGACAAGTAAAAGACCTGATGGAAGGCGAAGCATTTGATGCACCGTTAATGCCATTTGGAGGCGTTGAAGAAATCACATGGAGTCAGGATGGTAAGACATTGGTATATGTGTCAAAGAAGAAAACAGGTAAGGACTATGCAGTAAGCACAAATTCCTCATTGTACTTCTATGATCTGGAAACAGGCAAGACAACTGAGTTTGAGCAAGGTGTAGATGGTTATGACAATCAGCCTGCTTACTCTCCGGACAATAGCAAGATCGCATGGTTGGGAATGGGACGTGATGGCTATGAGTCAGACAAAAACGTTTTGTACATCTATGATTTTGCTAAAGCAAAAAGATATGCCATTACAAAAAATTGGGATGAGACTGTGGGTAGTTTTATCTGGTCAGAAGATGGCAAATCAATTTATTTTGTAGCTGCGGTGAATGCAACTTATCAGCTATTTGAAGTCAAACTGCCTAAAAACCTTGACAAGAAAGAGGTAGCAGCAGAAGATATTCGCATGATTACAGAAGGTGAGCACAACTATCAATCTGTAGCTCAGGTGGGTGATGTGCTGATAGGAATGAAGCAGTCAATGAAGCAAGCTTCAGAACTGTGGACGGTGAATATCAAGAAAGGAACAGAAACAGCCATTACGGGAATCAACAATGATATTTTCAGCAAGCTTGATAATATTACTGTAGAGAAACGAATGGTGAAAACTACAGACGGCAAAGACATGTTAGTTTGGGTAGTTCTGCCTCCTAATTTTGACCCGAACAAGAAATACCCTACACTGCTTTATTGTCAGGGAGGACCACAGTCTCCAGTTTCACAATTCTATTCGTATCGTTGGAACTTCCAGCTGATGGCATCCAAAGGATATATTGTAGTGGCTCCTAACCGTAGAGGTCTGCCTTCATTTGGTACAAAATGGAATGAAGATATCAGTGGTGACTGGGGTGGACAGCCGATAAAGGATTACCTAGCAGCTATTGATGATGTAGCCAAAGAGCCATATGTAGACCAAGATAGATTAGGGGCAGTAGGAGCGTCTTATGGAGGTTACTCTGTATATATGTTGGCAGGTATCCATGAAGGAAGGTTTAAAGCTTTTGTATCGCACTGTGGCCTTTTCAATATGGAAAGCTGGTATGGTACTACTGAAGAGTTGTTCTTTGCTAATTGGGAGCTGAAAAAACCATATTGGGAATACCCTCAAGCGAAAGCGTATACAGAATTCTCTCCTCATAGATATGTACAAAACTGGGATACACCTATTCTGGTCATTCATGGAGGAAACGACTTCCGTGTGCCGGAGTCAGAAGGTATGCAAGCTTTTCAGGCTGCACAACTAAGAGGGGTTCCGAGCAAATACCTGTACTTCCCGAATGAAGGACACTGGGTATTGAAACCTCAGAATGGCTTGGTATGGCATAGGGAGTTTTTCAAATGGCTGGATCAGTGGTTGCAAAATGACCTGTAATATCTAGGTTTATAGATGATTAGAAAAGAGCACTTGTTGAGAAGCAGGTGCTCTTTTTTTGTGGTTAGCATCATGAATAAGTACTAAACAGCAAACCGGGGTTGGCTTCTTATGGTAAATAGATAATTTTTCACTCGTGGGCACAATGTAATGTGAGTGTTGTTATGAATTTGAAAGAAAAAAATGGTAATATAAACTATGGTTTTAAAGAGCCATCAAGGACTAAAGCAAAAGAGAATTAATTAAAAACCTTATATTAATAACAAAGCTTACTCAAATCCTAAGTACTAAAAGAGAGAAACACTGAATTATTACCTTAATTAACCTTAAACTACTATTGATTGATAATCAGTGGTATAATTCGTTAGCCATTTTATAGGTAAAAAAAGAAGGATCAAATACAGGATTTTTAGCACTCAAAACACATTCATGGCATGGAATCTGATACATGTGGCAATAATGTTGAGTGACGTTGAAAAAATATTAGGTATTATCATAAGAACTGATTGCCAGTATCAATAATGACCGTTTTTTCGGATTAAAAATCAGCAAAAAATATATCTCAAAAATATTGTATAGGGAGTAAAAAAAGGGGTGGCAGGAAATACCTTTCTTTTCCCAACAAGTTTCCTCCCCCCTTTTACAATTTGCCATTTTTGTACCCTTCATAATTACAAAATCCAACCAAGTCTCTTCTTACGTAAATATTTAATAGAAAATGGCTTTATGGAGAACCAGTTCATAGGGCCTTTGCAATTATTTTTCATAACCCAATACAAATTGCTATGAAACAGAATACACCTTGGTATGTGCTACTTTTGTTGTCCCTTTTTGTCATCTCCTCATGTGATGATGACGATGATGGAGGTACAACCCCCACACCTGACCCTGAGATAGTTCAAGAATGGACCGTAGAGTTGAGTCCTTCAGATGAGGTACCTGCCATAACAGGCAGGGATGAAACAGGTACAGCAGAGCTGACTTTGTACGATGATAATACGTTAGAATACACAATTACAGTAAATGACCTGTCAGACACAGATGAGCTGACTATGGCTCATATTCATACGGGAGGACCAACAGAAACAGGAGATGTACTGATCACATTGGTAGATGGTACAGATATAGTATTTGACTCCAATAACAGTGTTACTAACACGATTGACCTGACAACAGCTCAAGTTGATTCATTGACGAATTCTCCTGACAATCTATATGTCAATGTTCATTCCACGGAAGAACCAAATGGCTTATTGAGAGGTCAGCTTGAAGGAGGAGGTGGAGGTACTGAACCAGAGGTGGTTCAGGAATGGGAAGTAGCTTTAAGTCCTAAACTTGAAGTGCCTGCCGTAGCAGACAGAGAAGAAACAGGGATGGCAAAATTCACCTTGTATGACAACAATGAGTTGATATATGAAATTATGGTGGATGGTTTGGCTGAGACTGATGAGTTGACTGCTGCACATATACATACTGGTAATCCAGCTCAAAGTGGTGATGTTTTGTTCACATTGGTAGATGGTACAGATATAGTATTTACCGATAACATGGTAACAGATACGTTGACACTGACAGAAGAAGAAGTGACGACAATCCAAGGAATGGACCTTTATGTAAATGTACATTCAACTGAGGTGCCATCAGGATTGGTTAGAGGTCAATTGGATGTTATGATCGATATGGCTGCTGATGTGCCACTTGCCGTAGATAATGAGACAGATCCTTTAGAGGGTAGAACAGAGACAGGTACAGCCATTCTTCGTATGACAGCCGATAGCGTATTATTCTATAGTCTTGAAGTAGAAGGGTTGGATGCGGAGGATATGCTGACGATGGCACATATACATGCTGGTGCTGCTGGTGCAGATGGGGATGTGATTGTAGACTTGTTGGATGGTGTGTCATTTGAAGATGTAGAAGGCAATCAGTTTGTGCAAGACAGTGTAATGGTAACAGATGTGACGATTTATGAAACAGTTACTGGAGGCGATGCCTATGTGAATATCCATTCTAATGATGCTCCATCAGGACTGGTTAGAGGTCAGGTTGACGAAAACCGAACCATCATAACCAATGAAGAAGAGGGTGCTGGACAATAGATAATAGTTAAGTGATAAATAAAAAAGAAGGGCTCCACTCACAATCAACTTTGTGGGAGGAGCCCTCTTTTTTTTAAATGAAAAGCCTATTCTTCATCATTGTAAATAAATACACCTGTTTCACCATTGACTTTTTTGAAGCCCCTAAACATGCCTGGTGTATTGAAGGTCATCATAATATTTCCCTCCTTATCAAGTCCAATCACTCCACCCGTACCACCAAGGTCAGTTAATTGCTTCATAATTACATCTTGTGATGCATCTTGTAAAGAAACACCTTTGTATTCCATTTGTGCAGAAATATTGTGAGCAATAGCCAATCGAATAAAGTACTCGCCATGTCCTGTACTAGATATGCCACACGTTTGGTTGTTGGCATAAGTACCTGCACCAATGATGGGAGAGTCGCCAATTCTACCGAATCGTTTATTGGTCATTCCCCCTGTTGAAGTTGCAGCCACAATATTTCCTTGTTGATCTAATGCGACAGCTCCAACCGTTCCGAACTTGAAGTTGTTGTTGCCTTCAGGGTTTCCTAAGTGACCACGGCTTTCGTCCATTGTCTTGGCTTTTTCAAGTTGCTGCTTACGCCTGTCAGTGATAAAATAGGAAGGATCTACTAACTCAAGCCCTTCATCTTTGGCAAAGGCTTCAGCTCCTTTTCCAGACAGCATCACATGTACAGAATTGTCTTTGACAGCTTTAGCTGCTAATACAGGGTTTTTGATGTTGGTAACACCTGCTACAGCACCTGCTTCCAGTGTTTTGCCATCCATGATGGAAGCATCCAGTTCGCAGTGTCCTGCATTGGTTAGTACTGCACCTTTACCTGCATTAAAGAGCGGTGAGTTTTCCATAACCATTATAGAGGCGATTACGGCTTCTTCACTGGTGCCTCCATTTTCTAGAATAGCATAGCCAGCATCCAGTGCTTCTTGCAGCTTTTCACGATATGCCTTATCCTTTTCAGGAGTCATGTTCTTTTTCAAAATAACACCTGCTCCACCATGTATAACAAGAGCAATCTTTTTGTTGCTTTGAGCAAATAGTCCAGAGCAACATAAAACAGCAGCAGTCAGTAGCAGTAGTTTTTTTAGGGTTTTCATAAAAAGTCCGTTATCAGTTTATTTTTAAGAAATAGTCCATTTAGAGAGGAAATATACAGAAATACCGTGTAACCTTTTTTCTGTATTTCATTATGGGGATAAATGTACCATAATGACTTTAACCTTGATCATATATCGTTTACTGAGTTTCCTCTTGCTCATTGAGCAAGGGGAGTATTTGGTGCTGCACAGTTCAAATTGTAGGTTTCCCTTTTTTGGGGAAATTATTGGTCGACGGGAACTGACAAACATCCTTCCTTTGACAGCCGTAAAAGCCCGCGACCCACCTTTTCCTGTTTAACTGCGAATAAAGCAACCCAATTGAAATGACCGGTAATTCTTTCTGATGATGTCACATCGGGAAAAATTGCCGGTCATTTTTTTATGGAGTTTAGGGGTTTGGCACAATGTGGATGTCTTGACAGATTCTTTATATTGCTTTTTTATGAGAATCTAAATAGTTCATTTTAAACTTTATTGCCATGCAATTTTTTATAACAGCCATTGGGACAGACAGTGGCAAATCGCTGGTGAGTGCCATATTTGTTGAAGCTTTAAAGGCTGACTATTGGAAGCCAATTCAGGCAGGGTTTCCACGAGATACAGATACAGTTCAGGCACTGGTCTCCAATAAGCAGTCTGCGTTTTATTCGGAAGCTTACTTGTTGAGTATGCCAGCCTCACCACATGCAGCGGCTTCTCAAGATGGAGAGCGTATAGACCTTTCTATTGTGGTTCCGCCTAAAACATCAAAGGACCTGATTGTGGAAGGAGCAGGAGGTGTATTGGTTCCCGTAAATGACCATGATTTTGTGATTGATATGCCACAGCAATGGAAGATGCCTGTTGTACTGGTTTCAAACCATTACCTCGGTAGTATTAACCATACATTGTTGACGGTAAATGAATTGAAAAGACGCAATATTGAGGTAGTAGGTATTGTGTTTAATGGAGAAGAGAATAAAGAATCTGAAAGTATTATCCTGAAACATTCTGGGTATAAGACTTTGCTTAAAATCCCTCAATTGGAAAAAGTGGATAAGGAAACAGTCAAGAAGTATGCAGAAGAGTTAAGGAAAAACCTTTGATTAAAATGAAAAACTAAATTGACAATGATGGACTTGAAAGAAAGAGACAGGAAGTACGTATGGCACCCGTTTACGCCACAACGTCCTCAACCAGAAATTTTGCCTGTCAAGAAAGCTTTTGACTGTACACTGGTCTTGGAAGATGGTCGTGAAGTGATTGATGCGATCTCATCTTGGTGGGTCAACCTGCATGGGCATGGTAACAAGTATATTGCTGAAGCAGCAGCAAAGCAGGCAAGAGAACTGGAACATGTGATTTTTGCTGGTTTTACGCATGAGCCTGCAGTACAGTTGGCAGAAAGACTGATCGGTGTTTTACCGGGTGATCAGGCTAAAGTATTTTACTCTGACAATGGCAGTACAGCTACAGAAGTAGGGATGAAGATGGCTTTCCAGTATTTTTGGAACAAGGGGGAGCAGCATCGCCGTAGAATTATCTCCTTCGAGGGTGCTTATCATGGAGATACATTTGGAGCTATGTCGGTAGGAGATCGAGGACCATTCAGTCAGCCCTTTTTTCCATACCTGTTTGATGTAGATGCGATCCCTTATCCAGAGTCAGGGAAAGAATACAGAACCATAGAGCAGTTCAGGGAAGTAGCAGAGCGAGGAGATGTAGCCGCGTTTATTTATGAACCATTGGTACAAGGTTCAGGAGGTATGCGTATGTATTCACCAAAAGTACTGGATGAGCTGTTGTCCGTAGCCAAGGAACATGGTATTCTTTGTATCGCTGATGAGGTTATGACAGGGTTTGGCAGAACAGGAAATCTGTTTGCGTCAGAATATATGGAACACAAGCCTGATATAATGTGCCTTTCAAAAGGTCTGACAGGAGGTACATTGGCTTTAGGAGTGACTACATGTGTGGAAAAGGTTTATGAGGCATACCTTCAGGAAGATATTATGAAGACCTTCTTTCATGGGCACTCATTTACCGCTAATCCAATTGCTTGTGCAGTAGCCAATGCTAGCTTGGATATGCTACTTTCTCTTGAATGTCAGGACAGTATTCAGGAAATAGTGAAAAGACATGAGGTATTTGCTGAGAAAGCCCAAAGCTTTGCTTTTGCGAAGAATATCAGACAGCGAGGTACCATTTTGGCTTTGGAATATGATGCTGGAGAACAAGCTTCGTATTTTAATAAATCAAGGAATTATTTGTACGAATCATTTTTGAAAAAAGGTATATTGCTTAGACCTTTGGGCAATGTGGTGTATATTTTGCCACCTTATGTCATTTCCGAAAAGGAACTGAATGCTGTATATGCAGCAATTGAAGATGTTTTTAATCAATAATAGAATTTAAGAAATGCTCCATTTCAAGAAATGGTCCCGTAAGCCTTATGCCATATTCCATTCATTGGGCAAGCAAATCAAGATAGCAAGACTATCTTCAGATATGCTGTGTGCTGTGACGGATGTGGTAAAACAAGAGGCTACATACAGGGACAAGACAGCAGGAGCAGAAGCCGACAGACAGACCGAACATGGGGATGGTGTAGACCCCTTATGGGAGTTGCTGTTACTGTTGGGGATTTCCCCTGCTACCGAAATTGAGGTAAGTGAACGAATCGGGTCATCGTATGACGTATTCCGTAATGGAAACACAATTCCTTTTTTTACCTCTCCTCTAATAAGCATTTCTCCTCCTCTAAGGAAACTGAAATTCATTGATTCTTCTAGTGAAGATATATACCTGCTTTCTCAAGACAGGCAGGAACATACTATGCCTTTACTTTTTAAAAAATTGATCAATCAGTATCCTTCTAATCATCATGGAGAAATATTCCTTCCGCGAAAGTACAGCGGTTCAGCTTGCCGAATTGCAGCAAGCAAATATGTACCGCACTTTACACACAACACATCTTCAGGACGAGTCTTTTACCCTCAAAGATGGAAAAGCTTTACTGAACCTAGTTTCCAACGACTATCTCAATCTGACTACAGATCGGGAATTGTTGGACAGTTTCTATGGCAAGCTAGCTGAACAGAATTGGACTGATTTCAGGTTAGGTGCAGCATCATCACGGCTATTGGGTGGTAACCATGAGCTTTACAGTCAACTTGAGAGTGTGGTGGCTAAAAGCTATAACAGAGAGGCTGCTTTACTCTTTAACAGTGGCTATCACGCTAATTTGGGGGTGTTGCCTGCGCTTACCCAAAAAGGAGACCTTATTCTTTCTGATAAGCTCAACCATGCCAGCATAATAGATGGAATACGCCTTTCTGAAGCAGATGTAATGAGGTACAGGCATTTGGACTATACCCATTTGGAAACACTGTTGAAGAAATATCGCCATCAATACAGGAATGTAGTGATTGTGACAGAGTCCGTGTTTAGCATGGATGGAGACCTTGTTGACTTACATGCATTGGTCAGCTTAAAGGAAACTTACAATACACTATTGTATGTAGATGAGGCACATGCAGTGGGGATATTTGGGAATAAGGGTTTAGGGCTTTGCGAATTCCAGAATGTGATCGGGCAGATAGATGTGATTGTTTGCCCTTTGGGGAAAGCAGTCGCCTCTTATGGAGCACTGGTTGTAACGGATGAGTTGATTCGAAACCTTCTTATCAACCGTTCAAGAACACTAATTTTTTCTACTGCATTACCTCCTGTTCAGGTCCAATGGTCTCTTCATGTTTGGGGACAATTGCCGAAGCTAACTGAAAGGAGGAAAGCATTGAGAGAGAATAGCCTTTGGCTTCGGTCACAGCTTGAGCTGCAAGGGTGGTTAATGCCTTCCTCTAGTCATATCATCCCTGTTATTACAGGAGAAGTGAAAGGTGCGATTTCATTAGCTGAAAAGCTGGAAAGCTACCACTATATGACTTTACCGGTAAGACCACCAACTGTCCCTGTAAATCAGGCAAGGTTACGCTTGTCTCTCACATCATCTATCAGCAAGCAGCAGCTTTTGCCATTGCTGAGTTGCACTGGAGAGATAGTAAAACATCTGAACCAACAGAAAACGATTCAACCATGAAAAAAGAGTGGATTCAAAAAGGAAAAGGTGATCGGCTGTTAGTCTTTTTTGCAGGGTGGGGGCAGGATGTACATCCATTTAGTCAATTGCAAGCTGAGAACTGGGATGTGCTGATGCTGTATGACTATAATGACCTAAACCTCCCTGTTGCGAAAAGTGAGATAAGTAGGTACAAAAATGCAGAACTGGTGGCTTGGTCTTTAGGAGTCTGGGTAGCCTCACAAATGCCAACAGAATGGCTTTCAAGCTTTCGGACTCGAATAGCGGTAAATGGAACATTGATGCCAATAGATGAGCATCTTGGGATACCTCCTGTGATTTTCGATGGTACCATTGCTAACTTTTCTCAGGTAACAAGGCAAAAGTTCTTCAGAAGAATGTGTGGTAGTTATTTTCAACAATACCAGAAGTTTAGTCCATTGAGGTCTTTAGAAAGTCAATGCGAAGAACTGAAACAGTTTAGAATAAAGGTCGCAGACGAATGGATTAGTTCAAGTGCTTTTGATAAGGCTTTGGTGTGCAGTGAAGACCTTATTTTTCCTGCAAAACATCAGCTGCAATTCTGGGGTGAGGAGCTGAATGTACCTACCAAGCAGTTGCCTTTGCCTCATTTTCCATTTTACAGATGGGAAACTTGGGACAGTATGATGGTGGAGTTACTGTCTCCAGAAGGGTTCTTTTTGAGGCAAGATAAAGTAGCAGAACAATGGTAACAGTCAGTATTGATAAGCAGCTAGTGGCTGAGCGCTTTCGTAACAATTTTGCTACATATGAAAGTGAGGCAGTTGTCCAGCGACATATGGTAAATCGGCTTTTTGGGTTGCTGGAGAATGAATCTGTCAAACCGCAAAGAATACTAGAGATTGGGTGTGGAACGGGTTTCCTGACAAAGAAATTAAAGGCATTACCCTTTCATATGTATTGGCTCAATGATTTGGTATTCGAAGCTGTGAACAATTGTCTGAGCCTAGTTGATAGTGCCTTTCCATTGGTAGGAGATATTGAGCAGAAAGCTTTACCGGAACAGCTGGATTTGGTTGCTTCTAGTGCAACCTTTCAATGGATAGCGAACTTTCCAGCTTTTGCTAAGCGACTTCATAGGCATATGGCGGTAGAAGGAGTGTTGGCATTTTCAACATTTGGACCTGCCAATATGCAAGAAATCCGAGCATTGACTGGAGCAGGTTTAGACTATCCATGTTTGCATGAACTTACGGATATGCTCAGTCCCTATTTTGAGATAAGCCAAGCTGAGCAAGAACAGCAAGTACTCGTCTTTGAAAACCCAATTGAAGTGTTGAAACATTTGAGGCAGACAGGCGTCACGGGTTTGAGTAGGCAACATTGGGGGAAGGAACAACTCCGACATTTTTGTGAATCCTATCAAGACAGATTCAGCATAGCAGGAGGAGTAAAGCTCACCTACGAACCAATATACATTGTAGCTAAAAAGATTTGACAATCACTAACCAAAACAAATATGCAAGACATTTCAACAATCAGAAATAACTGGACTAGAGAAGAAATTACAGAAATTTATAACACTCCTATTATGGAGTTGATGTATAGGGCTGGAACTGTGCATCGTGAGTTTCATGACCCGAATGAGGTACAGGTTTGTACATTGCTTTCTGTCAAAACAGGTGGTTGTAAAGAAGACTGTTCATACTGTTCGCAATCAGTTCGTTACAATACACATGTAAAGCCTGAAAAAATGATGGGAGCAGATGACATTATCGTAAAGGCAAAACAGGCAAAACAAGCAGGAAGTACACGCTTCTGTATGGGTGCTGCATGGAGAGAAGTGAGGGAAAACCGTGACTTTGATACTTTGTTGAATGTGGTTTCGGAAGTGAACGGGATGGGAATGGAAGTATGTGTTACGCTTGGAATGGTTAACGAGCAGCAGGCCCAGAAACTCAAAGAGGCAGGGCTGCATGCTTACAACCATAACTTGGATACAGGTAAAGAATATTATGATAAGGTAATTACCACCCGAACATTTGATGACCGTCTGGATACGATTCACAATTTGCAGAAAGCCAATGTCAATGTATGTTCAGGGGGAATAATTGGCTTGGGAGAACAGCATGAAGACCGAATCAGTATGTTGCATACCTTGTCTACTTTGCCAAAGCATCCAGAGTCAGTACCTGTCAATGCGTTGGTGGCAGTGGAAGGAACACCTATGGAAGGGAACGAACGTGTACCGGTATGGGATATGGTAAGAATGATTGCCACTGCACGGATCTTGATGCCTAAAGCGATGGTCAGGCTTTCGGCGGGAAGAAAGGAGATGCCACTGTCAGAGCAGGCGATGTGCTTTATGGCAGGAGCCAATTCTATCTTTGCTGGAGACAAGTTGCTGACTACCCCAAATCCGGAGAAAAATGATGATAATCATATGTTTAGGATTCTTAACTTGAAGCCTAGAGTAGCTTTTAAAGGGGAAGGTGCCCATGTTTAAGCGACTTTGTTAAAGAGTTAAATTAAGCCCTCTTGTAATAATCTAAAGAGGGCTTTTTTATGTCCAAAAATCTTTAGCGAATTTTCGTTTTTCCATTGTTGGTTCAAAAAATCAACTTCATAAAAGTTAAAAAAAGTTAAAATAAAATTTCAGTGACTTAAGTTACTCACTCAAAGTGATTTTAATGTTCCTAACACACTTAACAAAGCATATTTGTTCTTACTCACTTAGGGAGATAGATAATTTTAGAAGTGTAACTTTATCTTAGAATAATATTCTGTAAGTTACTTTTCGCCACTTAAAATATTTTTTAAATGTAAAAATAACCTTAATATTATTTTAATATTGAGCTGTTTGTTAGTGAAAAATTTCTTCCTCATGTTTGTATTGTCAGACAACGACAAAGGGACTACAAAATCAAATAATCTAAAGTCCTGATTTATTAAGATCAAAACCTAACACATTTCGTAGTCTGACTTTTAGAAACAAGAAAT
This portion of the Limibacter armeniacum genome encodes:
- a CDS encoding S9 family peptidase, which produces MKKLVMLFAAMAFLMQGYAQDKMTPELLWKLGRVSDVQVSPDGNTLLFGITYYDITENKGNRDLYSMPVTGGEPIKLTETSFSEYNAVWRPDGKKVGFLAVQKNGLQLFEMNPDGSEVKQVTDIEGGIGNFSYSPAGNYVSFTREITINKIEAADQYEDLKKADVKIIDNLMYRHWDHWEDGAFSHVFIAPYENGQVGQVKDLMEGEAFDAPLMPFGGVEEITWSQDGKTLVYVSKKKTGKDYAVSTNSSLYFYDLETGKTTEFEQGVDGYDNQPAYSPDNSKIAWLGMGRDGYESDKNVLYIYDFAKAKRYAITKNWDETVGSFIWSEDGKSIYFVAAVNATYQLFEVKLPKNLDKKEVAAEDIRMITEGEHNYQSVAQVGDVLIGMKQSMKQASELWTVNIKKGTETAITGINNDIFSKLDNITVEKRMVKTTDGKDMLVWVVLPPNFDPNKKYPTLLYCQGGPQSPVSQFYSYRWNFQLMASKGYIVVAPNRRGLPSFGTKWNEDISGDWGGQPIKDYLAAIDDVAKEPYVDQDRLGAVGASYGGYSVYMLAGIHEGRFKAFVSHCGLFNMESWYGTTEELFFANWELKKPYWEYPQAKAYTEFSPHRYVQNWDTPILVIHGGNDFRVPESEGMQAFQAAQLRGVPSKYLYFPNEGHWVLKPQNGLVWHREFFKWLDQWLQNDL
- a CDS encoding CHRD domain-containing protein yields the protein MKQNTPWYVLLLLSLFVISSCDDDDDGGTTPTPDPEIVQEWTVELSPSDEVPAITGRDETGTAELTLYDDNTLEYTITVNDLSDTDELTMAHIHTGGPTETGDVLITLVDGTDIVFDSNNSVTNTIDLTTAQVDSLTNSPDNLYVNVHSTEEPNGLLRGQLEGGGGGTEPEVVQEWEVALSPKLEVPAVADREETGMAKFTLYDNNELIYEIMVDGLAETDELTAAHIHTGNPAQSGDVLFTLVDGTDIVFTDNMVTDTLTLTEEEVTTIQGMDLYVNVHSTEVPSGLVRGQLDVMIDMAADVPLAVDNETDPLEGRTETGTAILRMTADSVLFYSLEVEGLDAEDMLTMAHIHAGAAGADGDVIVDLLDGVSFEDVEGNQFVQDSVMVTDVTIYETVTGGDAYVNIHSNDAPSGLVRGQVDENRTIITNEEEGAGQ
- a CDS encoding isoaspartyl peptidase/L-asparaginase family protein, giving the protein MKTLKKLLLLTAAVLCCSGLFAQSNKKIALVIHGGAGVILKKNMTPEKDKAYREKLQEALDAGYAILENGGTSEEAVIASIMVMENSPLFNAGKGAVLTNAGHCELDASIMDGKTLEAGAVAGVTNIKNPVLAAKAVKDNSVHVMLSGKGAEAFAKDEGLELVDPSYFITDRRKQQLEKAKTMDESRGHLGNPEGNNNFKFGTVGAVALDQQGNIVAATSTGGMTNKRFGRIGDSPIIGAGTYANNQTCGISSTGHGEYFIRLAIAHNISAQMEYKGVSLQDASQDVIMKQLTDLGGTGGVIGLDKEGNIMMTFNTPGMFRGFKKVNGETGVFIYNDEE
- the bioD gene encoding dethiobiotin synthase codes for the protein MQFFITAIGTDSGKSLVSAIFVEALKADYWKPIQAGFPRDTDTVQALVSNKQSAFYSEAYLLSMPASPHAAASQDGERIDLSIVVPPKTSKDLIVEGAGGVLVPVNDHDFVIDMPQQWKMPVVLVSNHYLGSINHTLLTVNELKRRNIEVVGIVFNGEENKESESIILKHSGYKTLLKIPQLEKVDKETVKKYAEELRKNL
- the bioA gene encoding adenosylmethionine--8-amino-7-oxononanoate transaminase — translated: MMDLKERDRKYVWHPFTPQRPQPEILPVKKAFDCTLVLEDGREVIDAISSWWVNLHGHGNKYIAEAAAKQARELEHVIFAGFTHEPAVQLAERLIGVLPGDQAKVFYSDNGSTATEVGMKMAFQYFWNKGEQHRRRIISFEGAYHGDTFGAMSVGDRGPFSQPFFPYLFDVDAIPYPESGKEYRTIEQFREVAERGDVAAFIYEPLVQGSGGMRMYSPKVLDELLSVAKEHGILCIADEVMTGFGRTGNLFASEYMEHKPDIMCLSKGLTGGTLALGVTTCVEKVYEAYLQEDIMKTFFHGHSFTANPIACAVANASLDMLLSLECQDSIQEIVKRHEVFAEKAQSFAFAKNIRQRGTILALEYDAGEQASYFNKSRNYLYESFLKKGILLRPLGNVVYILPPYVISEKELNAVYAAIEDVFNQ
- a CDS encoding aminotransferase class I/II-fold pyridoxal phosphate-dependent enzyme → MDSFYGKLAEQNWTDFRLGAASSRLLGGNHELYSQLESVVAKSYNREAALLFNSGYHANLGVLPALTQKGDLILSDKLNHASIIDGIRLSEADVMRYRHLDYTHLETLLKKYRHQYRNVVIVTESVFSMDGDLVDLHALVSLKETYNTLLYVDEAHAVGIFGNKGLGLCEFQNVIGQIDVIVCPLGKAVASYGALVVTDELIRNLLINRSRTLIFSTALPPVQVQWSLHVWGQLPKLTERRKALRENSLWLRSQLELQGWLMPSSSHIIPVITGEVKGAISLAEKLESYHYMTLPVRPPTVPVNQARLRLSLTSSISKQQLLPLLSCTGEIVKHLNQQKTIQP